In the Arachis stenosperma cultivar V10309 chromosome 8, arast.V10309.gnm1.PFL2, whole genome shotgun sequence genome, ccaagTTGGTTGTCTACGTCTAATATTTAACACCCGTGTCTTTGCATCCGGGCCTGGCTTCCATGCCAGGGCAATTGGAAGAaaggtaaacaaaaaaaatacccAGGAACGATCCTTGTTGTTTTGCTCTTCTTGGGCTTCCCCTGGCCCATGACCCATTAAAAATTAGATGAAGGACACATTGGAGGTTTTCCTCTACTACACAGGCTGAAAAATACTTGCGCCTTTCACTCGAACCCATAACACCCTGACCCCTTCGTCGCTTTGCATCCAACCACCAACAACTCTTCTGGGAGACTCTCGCACGAAGTTTCCTCGGTCCACAGACAGCAACTTACACAATCCAGGTAAGCCGTCCCGAATTCCTCACTGCGATTCAATTTAGACCGTCTGTTGGTTGCTTCGCGGAATCCCACCCATCTGATTATGTGAAACTGATATCACCAACAACCGAGGCCGTCGGTACATGTTGCATgttttttcctaaaaaaaaaataaatttctttttcttttactgtGTTTCCTTGCATCGTCATTCTTGTTATATGGGGCCTTTGCTTCGACGGTGGGGAAAACCCTTGTCCATTCTCATTGGTGGTATCCCTTAATGGGGGTGCACTATTTGCTGAACCCTTGCCTTGCCTCCACTATCTTGCGCCGTCTACCTTCTCTGCATGTTTCATCTAACATGCAATCTTGACGGTTTTTATCATTCCTTAGTCCCGTGGCCTGCCTGCCTGTTTGTTTTATTACCCGATTCTCATGTAGAACcactgagttctgagttccacGACCAGATAAATGACTCACTCCGGAACCCCTTGTTTTACGTTTCAAAGCTTTTGTAAATGTTACTCTTGGTCGCATTCATTTTTTCCCTTCTTAGatgaaaccctaaaccctaacgtTATTGTGTGTTGTTGTTTGAAATACTATTTAACCACCTATAGATTACAACTCTCAGGTTTGTTATTTGTACTATAACAGGTTATCATGTCTTCATCCAGGAACAAGGGCAAGCAACCTGAAACAAACCTTCAACGAAACCAGCAACACCGCCCACTGCGTTTTCTGAAGCCAATAACAAGGCCCCCAAGCTTCAAACTGGTAAGCCACCTCCCCCGAGACGTATATCAAAGGACACACAATGTTATTACTTCCTGAATGATCAATGTGTTGGCCAGCACTTTCCTATTCTTTCGCAGGCCCTCCCGATCGGTCCAGACAAACTCCCGAGCGGGGCCCCCTACATAACCCTGCTGGTCCCTGATGGCAGGTGTATCAGCCATCGATGCTTTTGGAAACAACAGCAAAATGGTAGCATCGCATTGACCCGTGGTTGGCCAGAGTTCTACCGGACGTACCAAATTAATTTAGACTCCATGCTTCTTTTCAAACACAAGGAGAACTCTGAATTCCAGGTGCGTATCTTTAACTTTGGTGGACACGAAAACTCATACAGCCCCCGACCGTCAAAGGAACCTCCGTACGAAGCGAAAGGTGCTTACCGGCATGCCCGTTGTACCAACAATCCTTCCTGACACAAGGCGAAAGCGATATCCCAAACACATAAGACCAAATGGCCATTCTTTGTAATGGACCTCACTGACCGCATCTTGCACTCCCACCTGTTGGTAAGGCACCAATTCCTTTTCTTGTACGTGTCTTCATCAATAAGTTTATTCTCTCTTAATGATCTGCTGCTATGCTACAAACATTCAAATGTCCCTCATCTGAGCCATTTCACCGGTCAGAGACACACACTCTTCCTATCACATGGACACATTGAGGTCGAGGCCACATATACAAGATTTAGTGGCAGGCGCGACGGTTGCTTCGGGGTCATCTCCGGAGGCTGGGCAGAATTTGCCAGCCTGTGCAAATTCGAGCCCGGAGGTGTCGGGATCTTCGAGGTCATATCAACTGAGCCAGTCACAGTTCTGCAAGTTCGATGGAGCAACAACGTCGCAGGCTCCTGAATCTTGCTATCCTTATGTTGTTAACCAGACTTGTATTTTGTGGATGAACTTCGTGTGTATCACTTTTTGCGAATTCCGTTACTTGATGTGCTAATTCCTGGGAAAACAATAGACCAAGTTTCTTGTATTTTGTGGATATAAATGTTGTATCGCTCTTTGAAAATAGACTGTGTTTCTTCACACACTTACTATTAACCAACTACGCCTGGGGTGTCATCTGCGTGTAATGGCCAACGGCTGCTGCTACGACCTAAATCACGTCCCAGCTTGCTAACCAAACTGAATTTCATCTGCAACCTTCTTCTTACATTACACTGACTAGTACTGATTTAGTTCAATGGATTTCTCCATTATTAGTTCTCTGCATTCACTGTTCTGTAATTAAAACGGCTTAATAAGGACAAACAAACAAATGTTTCTCAAACACCAGCTCCCAATTTAAGGTTAATCTTGAAATCACTTGCGATAGAATTGTTCAACATTTGCATCTGCATCAAGGTTTTACAGGTACATGTCCATGTAGAAGTGCTACTTTACTTATTTTTACTACTTGACCAATTCTACAGGAGGATCTGGGTAGCATTATTAAGGTAATGACATAGTATTtggctctttttttttcgaCAAGAGACCAGGCCCATGGCGACATCGAACCCAAAACCAACAACTTTCCCTCCTACACAACAGTCTTGTATCTTCGTTTCCACCTCCATTGCCACGGCCAATTACCGACGACCATTGCGAACTTCTTCTTGCCAACACCATTTCGCGAGATAGCATCTTCATCATGTCGCTGTGTTTTAGGAGTGGCCGTGTTCTATTTCCTATCTCCCATGTCAGACTCATTTCGTTCTCCATCATCCAAGATTTGCACCGCTAACTAGTTGCCGTCGTCGCCACTGTTGAAGACCCTCGGGCACCTCCTCCATTCAATCTCCCAACCCTCTCGCAGTTGCGATGCATACTCACTAAACCGCGTCTCCATTTCATCTCCCTAAGTGGCTGGCATTGCGCCCATGCCTCACCTCACCAAATCTCATCTCCATTTCCCCTCGCAGACCAATTTCCACATCCTTCATTGCTGCGCATAGGTAGCTCTCTCTTAGTGGCCGGCGTTGCGCCGAAGACCTGTCCAATGTCGTTTCCATTTGATCGCCGGACTGAGGATGACGACCATTAGAACATCCGTCGTGATCATCGGTGCTTTTTGGGATATGGGTTTTGTGTTGTCGATTTTTTGGGGGAAAGAGGGCAGCCCACGTTCCAAAGCCCATGATGAACAAATAAATGTAGCCCAGTTCGTCCAAAAAAGAATCAAACCGGGTTTTATGTATAAAATCGAACCAAACCATAAAGAACCAGTCTACAAATTTATTAAACTTAGGGTCAAATTTAGCATTTCCATAAATTTCTGTACGGATTCGATCCCAGCCACCCAAACGGCATCTTTCCATCTGGTCCACCATGGTCCTGATTATACTTTCCCCACCAAAGACAAAGCCTTTTTTGGATATGGATACCAAAGTTATTTCCCCTTGAATGTTGCTTTATTCCTCAAGCAAGAATTATAGTGAACTTTTTAAATCTTATGACTCTCAAATCAAACTACAGTATACACGTACGTGTACACGTCAGTCATACTCGCATTAATATTAATTTGGATAAACTATTAATTTAGTCACTATCATTTGAATCAAATTATAATTTGATCTATAAATATTTCAGTctcaaaaaatttcaaataagttTAATATTATCCCATTATTAAATTTGACATTTCTGTATGTAAATAAAATTAAGCCGCTAATAATCACTAAtgtaaaaaatttttcattaattattcaagtcaaatttaataataggACAACATTGAatccatttaaatttttttgaaattggaaTAAGAGGTTTAAATGTTAGgaaccaaattaaaatttaactcaaACATTAAAAACCAAATTAGTACTTTACCCTACTAATTTTGATAAAACTCAATTAGCAAACAGTTTTCAACAATACTACCTGATAAACTAGTCCCTTGATAAACCTCATTTCCAGAACAAATAGTTACATGTCATGGTTATTAATCCCTGGGATATTTAGCAACAGAAACATCTACGTACTAAGTAGGTGCTGTAGAGTGATCTTGATACAAGGGCTTTCCAACTTGCAACACATGGAAATGGTCACAAATGTAAAATCCCCTCTGCTATCCGCTTAGTTCAAACTGGTGCCaccaaatacaaaaaattaaggGGTTGGCATGAGATTTTATGCCTTGTTACTACTGACAACATGGTTTTCTGAATTTTGTCCAACTTTAGAATTGTCCACTCCGAGGATCTGAGTGGGAGGTTTCTCTGCTTTCTTGACTTCAACATCTTTGCAATTTTTCCCTTCTGACAACCGAGTAGGATGCTGTTCCGTTTTCTTGGTTTTGTCCACGTCTTTGGGGTTTATAAAGCTTGGCTGGTTGGTCGAAGAAAGAAGTCTTGCCCACATCCTATCGGTAATCACAACCTGGTTCTGCCTCTCAATGATTCTCTgtgtatcaaaatttttaacattcatCCACAAAAGTCAGAATTATTGTATAGCAGGAAAACACAAACTATCACTTAAAAATTGAAGTAATAGAATGCAAATGTTCACCCCACAAATTTGTTCTGTGTACAACAGTAAATCATTCTTGGTTCTCAACAATATTAGCATATACAAATACCTAATTACCTATGCCTTCATTTTTTACATGCAGGTAGTAGAAGAATGCTAAGTTATAAAACAATTCAGAACCTGTGTAGGTATATGGAGCAACTTAGTAACTTACTTGGAATGGAATATAAGTTTGTCTTCCATTGACAAGCCCACTTGTGTATCCAGTAAACCCAGCCATTGCTCCATGAACTGCACTCTGAGCAAGAAGCGTACAGTAGACATTGTCTGATGCATTACTTGGAACTGCACGTATCATGTAAGTGGGATCTGCCATATAAAACAGTTAAGAACTCAAATATATTGTGGCCAAATTTAAAAGATGATATCTATATTCCCAAACCAAAATGGTTGAcaaaataagaaacaaataaagcaaAAGGGCAAGGGATGAAGTTGGATAAACTTACCTATATATTTAAGAGTGATAGCCATCTTATTTTTCCTGGCAAAATGATCCTATTATAGAAGAACAAACATCTACTAAGAGGGAGAAATTTGCATAAACTGAATAGTCTAGTAAGAAAGACATTCAACAGAGATAGGTAAGAAAGTTAAAAGGTTAGACAATATTCAAATCCAAGCAAACACGCACAAACCATCTAGTATAAAGTCAAGCCATGCTGGTAAACTGGGTGCACTTTTGAAATTGCATCTGCCATTTTCATTTTCCTATTATCTTCATGCAATGCGCACTTAGTTAGCAGATAGATTAAATTATTAGGAAAAATGatgattttttgttaaaaagaaaaaataggtGAGAAGGAAAGAATACGGAATATGATGAAGGTTCCCATTGAGAAACCCAAATAATAAACCAAGATCCTGAGATAACCCATGCAACAGTGCATGGCATATAACAAGTTAACAACACTAGCATTATGTTAATTAAATTACCAAAGGTTCCAATTAGCACTTAATTAGTTAGCATTATGTAGTGTAAACAATTACATATTACACAAGATGTCCAATTGTGGCGTCGAAGAAAAAGCACCAACAACTATGACACTAGCAATCCGTGACTAACATCCCAATACCATGATATATAGTTGGGATAATATGTGCTTAACCACTGCCAGTGATTAGGTTAGGTTATGACCTTATGGATAGAGATTAGCTTAGATATGGCCTTATGTGACTGAAGCAGGTCTCATGAAAGCCCCAGTCAAATCAAATGAATCTTTGTCtatataataatgataatagCTACTAGTGTAACTAGTAAGAGCTCACAGAGCATGTAACTCTTCAATTCTTAAGGGGATACAGACAAATAAATGACCGAAAGTATTCTACTATACATTTCTGAGGGGGCAAAAAATTAGTTTCAAAGATTTTTCATATGAACAAGTAAATTACCTTGATCCTTTGGGATATCCATAGACCAACGTCTTGAAGTAGCTTGTTTCCAGAAGCATCTTTTGCATTCATGGCTTGAGCATTTTCCTCTGTAAGAAGATCTTGACCAGCCCCCTCTGCTATAACTATAACCATATGACCGTTTTCTTTTAGCCTCTTCTCAATAAATTCAAACAGCCCACCATTTCCTTCAAGGAAGAAGGGTGACTCTGGAATCAGGCAACAGTCCACGTCTCTACTAGCAAGAGTAGCATACATTGCAATAAAACCTGCAATGtaagaaataaataaacaaataaataataacaaataagCCTGTTAAAGGAAACATCATAGTCATAACTTGCATCAAGTCAAACCCaagattttaaataattttatcagAGGCTTGAAAGACATGTGAGGTGTACTTACCACTATAGCGCCCCATAAGCTTTACAATGCCAATGCCATTCTCAACACTTTCAGCTTCAACGTGTGCTGCATTAATGGCACGTTGAGCCTCCTCAACCGCAGTATCAAAACCAAATGACTTGTCAATGACCTGCAGAAAAGCAAGAAAATCCACATTATAAATCTCTTCAAAGTTCAAACATAACATAGGTAAGTGAATATTTAGATAAACTGTAAATGGTAAGAGTTCAGCGAGAAAATTTATGGGATTGTGATCAAGCATTACCGGGATGTCATTGTCTATGGTTTTAGGAATCCCAACTACTGCTACTTTCAGCCCTCTCCGTCTAATTTCCTGTGCAATGACTAAAATCAATTTAGAATGCCAGCTTAATATATCAATGGACGCCAAGAATGTTGATGATCCACCATGCAGATGCGAAATTCAAtcaatttattttcagtttCCAGAACAGCCATATGCTCCAAACTTGTTCCAATCGAAATTACCATAAAGCTTGATTTAACCCACGAAAGCAGTATTACACCATAAAAATTACAGTCTTGGAATATAACTAAACTGATGTGTTTCATTGCCGTGATTACCTACTGAAAAAAATAACTACTATATTACTACCCTTTGTTTTTGTTGGGTCTTGAAAACTCGAGGCATGAATGTGAAACTTGACAGTGATCTAGTTATACCTAAATATAATGTTTGAATTGATTTTATTTGTACTCTGTACCGTAAAAAATGAGAGTTTATGTAATGTTTATTTACTGAGATATGGCCAAAAAGGAAAGGAGGCCCCAATTGGTCTAGATTTTATTGAAACAAAAGCAGGCAGTTTCACATATAAACATTTATCACACTTATTCTTAGAATGTTTGGAATTGCTTGAGATAATTCCTCTCATCCCTTATGAATTTGTAGTCTAGGATTACCAATCAACAATAACCAACATAAAGAAACAAACCATGCACACATTGGGCCTATAGCAGTCATGAACTTAACATGAATATTTGAGTGAAATGAAATTCccttttatttctcttattagAGAGCAAAGGTAGGAACATTTTATCATGTAAACATCTGAATCACTATACCTCATAAATCACAGCTGCTCCTCTCTGTGTTCCATCACCTCCAATAACATAAACCTACAACCATACCCAAACAATGAAACCAAGGCACTGACAATACCTCCAATAAAGAGTATTCCTGGAAGTATATTTATGACCCATTAATACAATTGACACATAGGAAACCTGATTTATTCCACGATCCTGGATGC is a window encoding:
- the LOC130944658 gene encoding ATP-dependent 6-phosphofructokinase 6-like — protein: MASSDANMKIVHGEAGYILEDVPHLSDYIPNLPTYPNPLRSNPAYSVVKQYFVHVDDTVPQKVVVHKDSPRGVHFRRAGPRQKVYFKSDDVRACIVTCGGLCPGLNTVIREIVCGLSYMYGVNSVIGIDGGYRGFYSKNTVTLTPKVVNDIHKRGGTFLGTSRGGHDTNKIVDSIQDRGINQVYVIGGDGTQRGAAVIYEEIRRRGLKVAVVGIPKTIDNDIPVIDKSFGFDTAVEEAQRAINAAHVEAESVENGIGIVKLMGRYSGFIAMYATLASRDVDCCLIPESPFFLEGNGGLFEFIEKRLKENGHMVIVIAEGAGQDLLTEENAQAMNAKDASGNKLLQDVGLWISQRIKDHFARKNKMAITLKYIDPTYMIRAVPSNASDNVYCTLLAQSAVHGAMAGFTGYTSGLVNGRQTYIPFQRIIERQNQVVITDRMWARLLSSTNQPSFINPKDVDKTKKTEQHPTRLSEGKNCKDVEVKKAEKPPTQILGVDNSKVGQNSENHVVSSNKA